DNA sequence from the Salvelinus fontinalis isolate EN_2023a chromosome 33, ASM2944872v1, whole genome shotgun sequence genome:
TTACCATTACCTAAACCAGTTGCTTGATGAGTGTGTCAATTGTATTTCAGCCATGAATGGCAATTTGTGTGCAATTAATGCTGACAATCATACACACACTGCATACAAATTATTCTGACTGTATACCAACTTTCAGTGTGTGTCCAAGGACAAATCAAAGGACCATGACAAATCGAAGGACCGTAAGGACCATGACAAATCGAAGGACCGTAAGGAGGACAAAGACAAGTCTAAGGAACATAAAGACAAGAAACATGGTGACAAGAAGGACAAAGGTCATAAGAAGAAAGACAAGAAGCCCAAGGAGCATAAGGACAAAGATGATGGGTCATCATCTTCCTCGTCCAGCAGCGATGAGGTAGTGCACATTAGCCttgatttgttatttttgttgtgATTATTGTTCCAAAGAATGTTAATATATGACTGCTATAGAATGGGGTCCAAAAAGTCGTGTTGACAACCACTCCTTTAGTTCAAGGGTTCCTTACTATCAAGATGGGTAAGTCAATAGAGGTTGTGCAGGTCATACCAGTTGTGGCAGTTTTATCAGGTTAAACGCCCTAGTTAAGTAGGTGTGGTTGTGGCAGTTTTATCAGGTTAAACGCCCTAGTTATGTGGTTGTGGCAGTTTTATCAGGTTAAACGCCCTAGTTATGTAGGTGTGGTTGTTGCCATTTACAACACTTGAGACTTAGAACGTCTACTATCACATGTTGTTCCAAACACTATCAGCTAGTATAACATCATTTTAGAAACCAATATCTTCTTTAGCAGTCTATTCATGCTACCTCTTACTGTAATGGTTATCTGTTGTCGCTAGGTATATTGGCAAGACAGTAAGACTTGTACCCTTGGTCGTGCCTTACTTGAATGTAAAAGAGGAAATGGACAAGAATGCTCGGAGTTACTAGGTGTGTCTGTGAAAACAGATCAGATAGGAAAGCAATAAAAAGGTGTTGCCTGCCCTACAGTCACATCAGGGCCTGACTGCATATTTCACCCAAGACAAGTGTTTATTATTAGTACATGTAATGGTTCATACTGGCACTTTAATGTGGTACATAATCACTAGGATTGTCTTTTATTAAATGTATGTCTTTTGTCATTTTTAGGATGAAGGCAAGAAGAAGCATCACTGATTCTGGTGCTATGAGGAAGTGCTACTGCCAGTGAACTCTTACAATGTTTTGTACTGCAATGTTGCCTGCATGATATTTACTGTGTACTGTTTCCTTGTTCCTGATCCTGTGTTGATGTGCCAGACTGTAAAGTAGTGGTTTTACAACAGAACATTAAATAACACAACAACCAGAATGTATGGTGATTGTCAGCCTTTTTTCACTTCTTTCCTCCCTAGTAAAAAGTCTAATGTCCACCAGAAGGGGGAGGTGTTCTTCATTCAATGTTTATTTAATAGATTGAATTCAATTGCTTTGTTGAAGTTGTTTGATAAATTGTCCAGTTCAGAAGATTGAATTGcattcacttttgtttattttagCACAAGTTATGGGAAACCTCAATGTTCTTAGTTTGGAATGAAAAGCATAAGGGTGCATATACCTAAAGGTTTTCTCAACAGGGGATAGGAGTGGGACATGGGTACTGTGCATGTTACTTCAGTACATATGTATTGTACTCCAACTATGCAGAGTTAAGAGGGCAGTCCATTCCTTGTCTAACCTGAATGGACTTAGTGAGCAGGTGCACTGGCCTTGAGTAAGTTTTTATAGAATTAATTAACTAGGAAAAGCAGAGCTGCATAAGACTGGGGTACACAAAATGCATGACATAGCAACGCCAGGTAGTGTTTCCGTAACACTGGCATCAATATTGAAGTGGACCTGAACTCTAACATGGGTTGTCGGGAAAGAGGAATTAAAACATTTAACATACGGAATTTGTTCACATGCTTAATCTTTTATACTGGGCGGAAAAAGAAAATGCAAAATTGCAAAATATATCAATAAATAAATAGTGTGTGGATGCTGCTATTGCTGTATGGTAACTCCTCTCACACTAGGCTGTATTCCTGTTGGGATGCATGGGAGGGGAAATTAACAGATCTACAGCCTGTCTTTCTAGTGAACTTGTCAGCAGAACTAGATGGTCACTTCATTTATGCTTTCATGGTTTATGAAATGAAAAACAAATGGTATGCTCATATGGTGTATTggctactaaactcagcaaaaaaagaaacgtcctcactgtcaactgcgtttattttcagcaaacttaacatgtaaatatttgaatgaacataagattcaacaacagacataaactgaacaagtttcacacatgtgactaacagaaatggaatgtgtccctgaacaaagggggggtcaaaatcaacagtcagtatctggtgtggccaccagctgcattaagtaatgCTGTGtatctcatggactgcaccagatttgcccgttcttgctgtgagatgttaccccactcttccaccaaggcacctgcaaattcccggacatttctggggggaatggaccttgccctcaccctccgatccaacaggtcccggacgtgttcaatgggattgagatccggctcttcgttggccatggcagaacactgacattcctgccttgcaagaaatcacgcacagaacaatcagtatggctggtggcattgtcatgctggagggtcatgtcaggatgagcctgcaggaagggtaccacatgaggaggatgtcttccctgtaacgcacagcgttgagattgcctgcaatgacaacaagctcagtccgatgatgctgtgacacaccgcctcagaccatgacggaccctccacctccaaatcgatcccactccagagtacaggcctcggtgtaatgctcattccttcaactataaacgcgaatccgaccatcacccctagtgagacaaaaccgtgacttgtcagtgaagagcactttttgccagtcctgtctggtccagcgacggtgggtttgtgcccataggcgacgttgttgctggtgatgtctggtgagtacctgccttacaacaggcctacaagcccccagtccagcctctctcagcctattgcggacagtctgagcactgatggaggtattgtgcgttcctggtgtaactcgggcagttgttgttgccatcctgtacctgtcccgcagatgtgatgttcggatgtactcatcctgtgcaggtgttgttacacgtggtctgccactgcgaggatgatcagctgtccgtcctgtctccctgcagcgctgtcttaggcgtctcacagtccggacattgcaatttattgccctggccacatctgcagtcctcgtgCCTCGTTGCAGTATGCCTAATGCATGCTCACGCAGATGGGCAAGGACCCTGGGGACctttcttttgatgtttttcagagtcagtagaaaggcctttttagtgtcctaagttttcataactgtgaccttaattgcctatcgtctgtaagctgttagtgtcttaatgactgttccacaggtgcatgttcattaattgtttatggttcattgaacaagcatgggaaacagtgtttaaaccctttacaacgaagatctgtgaagttattggatttttacaaattatctttgaaagacagggtcctgaaaaagggacgttttttttttgctgagtttatattttatttattttataattttttttatttcacctttatataaccaggtaggctagttgagaacaagttctcattaacAACTGCGACATGGTCAAGATaatgcaaagcagtgcgacacaaacaacaacacagagttacacatggaataaacaaacatgcagtcaataatacaatagaaaaagtctatatacagtgtgtgcaaatgaggtaggataagggaggtaaggcaataaataggccatagtggtgaaataattacaatattaaTACTTTCTCAAATCATAAGGCAGTTACTAGAGGTGCTTTTAAGATACAGTAATCATATCTGATAACATATGCCAGGGTTCTATGAAACGGTAACAGTATATCAGAAATCAAACAACCTAAGGAGTAGATATTGTACCTGAAGTCAGGAGTGACAGGCATTCTTTGGAAACGCTACCAACAACCCCAGGCAGTACGGAAGAGGTGGTTGAAGCACTGGCCCTTGTCacgccttctcctcttctctcatacATTTTTAATTAGTCAAGTCTAAAAAGTTGAATAAGATAAAAAGTTTTCATCAAATGTTTGTCTACAAAGCCTTGACAGATTAAAAAAATATCATAATAATATAAGTCTATATTTGGACCAGAAGTGCTCAGGCTCTATGTATGCATGCAGTGTTTAGTGAGACACAGGAAGTATTTTGGTTGAGCTGTGGTGAGATCACATTTTTGTTCAAGAGAAGACATTGACAGTACAGAGCCCTTTGAGAGCTGTTGTTCTGTGTTTGCTGGCTCTCTAATATGGGCGGCGGTGACAAAGACAACTGTGTTGGGCTTGAAAAATAACTACCAAAAGTGTTGGTTTGCTGTTACATGCATGCAGAAAACAACTTTTTGAAATTGAATTAGGCTTAAACTTTCTGGAAAGCTTGTCACTTCTGCAGAATTAAGATGTGCATGAAAGCTGGAGCAATCAATCAAACAAAACTTTCAATAAACCAGATAAATGGTATCCTGGCAAGTACATAGACTTTATTTACTTGATATTAGCTTTTATTCAGCACGTGCATTGCATTGTATGCATAATGTATTACATCCGTACACATTGGAGCAGGCTTGGAGCTGGCAGCGGTACAGTTGCTTTTTTTTTACACCAGAGGGGGGCATTACTACCTCTTGTCTAGACCGGCGTCACTGGTCTCCTGGCAACAGCCCGGGCGAGTTCTCGATCAAGGTTCCAAATAGAATGCTGTACAGAAAAGGAGTGCATGTTTCCCGTTGATAAACATGGGCCAGCCTTGTACAAGAAGAAACAACTACCCTCCAAGAAAGTGTACTGTTTCATGTCTTCTGTGAATGTGTATCTACAACAACAAGACTGCCGGCAATTTTCAAAACGTGCGTAAATTAATTAAAGGTAAAATACCAAGTGCTGTCAGCAGAAAAAATAGTGCGAGAGTGTGCGACCAACAACAAACAAATAACAGTGAACAACGAAAAGATAGGACGACTAAGAAGAACCAAAGGTTTGGGGTGGTGGTAGGGTATGAGGAGATGCAACATTTTGTTACTCTTTCGACTTTTAGAAAATTAAACATTTTGTTTTGCGACATTAAACGCATCTGATTATTGCGTAAACCATTGGGACTGTATTCATGTATGCTGTTTCGAGAGACCGTTACTTTCCATCAAATAAACTGTGAAATAACGATTTATTTAATCAAGAAGGCACACAAAACGACTTGCCAAGTAGTTACGAACCATGATGAAATTCCATAATTCGGACCTATGGATTGCTTGGCTGGTTTTATTTTGCATGGAAGGTAAGACATTTATTTATTACTTGAAAAAGTTTTTAGGCCTAGCTACTTGAGTGACATTAAACTGTCCCTGCCAGTCTAACACAACGACAAAATGTGATGGAAAAAATAATTTACTATTGACATTCATTTGAACAAATTTGAcatgagatgttgtattatatcAATGTGATCATAAGTAAGTGATTGGGATACAATATTGCATTTATGTAATCTATGATTGCAATATAGGCGATTTTGGAATTACAATTGTGCCATGGAAGCAACCTCGCCAAGAGCGCATGCCATGCTTACGTTTGATCCTTCCCTTAATATATTTGAATCTCTCTGTAAATCCCAAATCCATTTCAGCACAATCTAAAGCAATGATTTAGAATTACTTTGCTTAAATAGGTTTTCCCATATCGCATGAAAATCACTTTTGATTGCTTTCATATGCACACGATGTGCGTTTTTTTGGAACATCGGACAGGGAGCCCAAATCTTTATTCTCTGTTATTGCCAATGCCATGGATACGGAGTGAAACATGTAGTGGAACATTCAGTGTTTGTCTGAGATAGAAACGAAGATCCGTCCAGACGACAAAGGGTTGCATCCGATAATCCGCGCGATTAAGAAGAGCACTCGATTCCCTGTGACGACGCCCCCTGGCCGCCTTGTCGTTGTAGTTGTACAACCTCATAAGAAGTTTTCAGAATATATAGATGGGAACTAGGTGGGGGGTAGACGACAATAATATTCAAAGTAATCTTTATATTACAACAAAGTATGTGCAGAACAAGTTGAAATGGCCAATGCGTGTGTAATATATTCCCAACATGAACCCGCACCCTCTGAATTCTCCCTCACATGGTTATGTATCACAGAGAAGTGTCACTTTGAATTCTGGTTTGATCCAATTGAGTGCTAGTTATTTAACAAAACACTATACTTTGCTATATGTTGTGTGTGATGTCTGATGTCATCCTTATTCAATagtggacagagacagagcaTCCTTCTCCCCATCCTGTCCAAGTCTACTCCTGCAATCAGGGTCTCACTTTATCTGCTCTGTACTTAAAGTGATCCAGTGGAAAAGTGGAAAATGCAAGAGTTCAAAGGGTGAGGTGCAGCAGTTCTCGCTTGTACTCCAAAGAGATGACCGTGAGTGGTTCATACTGTGCAATGTATCCAAAGAAGACACATAACTAAACACAAGTTGTTGATTTACTTTTAAAATATGTCCTCTTTCTATCTAGGCGTTTGTCTATAAATACAGTGAACTGGCAATAGATTTCTTCTTGTTTCTGCTGTAAATTGATATTGACCTCCCTTGGGTGCAATGTGCATCTCAGGCATCATCACTCAGTTAAATGAATTGATCTGATCAActccaggggcgaaaatctgagatcaaccttggaggggacaattacattaaattttctcaagagcaattcctgagggggacaccaaaagtagtgctgtaacacatagcatacgttgttaaatgtatattgaggaaccataattcctacaactggataattgataggtacagtagttaactgaagggttttcccaacttgttcaaatgtttaaatcattataattctactactaataatagttatagcagtgctccttaccagtccagtatgtatgcaggtattcgtacttacaaccagcaatatcaagaaaggtcagtaggtgacaatggtactgtacactgtatgggtgtagttttcataaatacaatgaacatggtgtgatcacatctaaaagaatctccattgagaaccatcacaaagttggtctccgtattgaattgaccttttaatttgactttttctgatacatttatatagtcccCGTGGGGCCCCGTGGggccccgtgtagctcagttggtagagcatggcgcttgcaacgccagggttgtgggttcatttcccacggggggccagtacaaaaaaaagtatgaatgtatgtacttgtaagtcgctctggataagagcgtctgctaaatgacttaaatgtaatgtaaatgtagtcattaaatatgtgcacctggcctgagtctactatatctttgcaagaacaaaaagcttaaaataagtacagttctaaaagcaagataactacttcaatgaaaaacccaaataaatcaaacaaaatatccttcagtgtctcaactcagccagtgtctcaactcagccagtgtctcaactcagccagtgtctcaactcagccagtgtctcaactcagccagtgtctcaactcagccagtgtctcaactcagtcagtgtctcaactcagtcagtgtctcaactcagtcagtgtctcaactcagtcagtgtctcaactcagtcagtgtctcaactcttcaaacagcagctatggacaagtatgtcgcacaaagtatgccattttaaataaaataacatgaaataaatcatttgtaagtgtactgaaaactactaaacaaaagaacaactatcaattacaccatgggttctcaaacaggggtccatggactaattgcaaggggtctgtgaaataaaaaagtgtaatgaatgtagtcagtaccacaaggtttccagtaagttttaatataatatagagggggtggaggtccctgaggaccgctcaaaaccttgcctgccttgcctcaaaatatgcaggggttccagtaccccaaaaaggttgagaaccactgctatacacactactgaacaaaagaaccgagcatatgtatgcgggtttcctcaacaacacatcagttggcactttcgcaatgccctcgcctgttgtctccgacaccctgtatagcccaataaactccttgtgagggacatggtcatggtcaacataacgcagacagacattctcctgttcagcaccagagacatcttgagtaccatcaacaattaatgaaaattgtacaatcggaagagacctaatctcagctgcaatgcctcgaatgactattggccatgatgttcagaatttcattctgtgcttttgggcctgtgtacattgtggtacgctctgttaaccacttcagtaaaatgggatcatcctcttctgccctaagtttcaaaatctggtataaattcccactgtcatccgtgtggcctctaaaggcttgtccctgtcttactatatgccgcaccgaactaacaattttcatcaagcaatgccttgcgtcatcctgctgtttaccccacgcgctggacataactggacactgattggatttagctggtgtgctgttacaattacaaagtggcggtgggtttggcaattttgatgtgctgtgaatttttcaatgccttttctccagttcctaaatcctgcacttatgaaggcagcatcagctctttggccaaaagatggctggcttgaaaacccttggctacagtgaaaacacaacactccttttattgatggattataatgtagccaggggaaatcgcgaaaccatctctcttgaaacgtcaacactctgttggcaagagtttgcggttctataaattgtgggtgtggctgatatggttttgtgccatcactgtggtaactggacaatgctgtgccactgtcccctatactggtgctgctggcaacaagggtgacacttggtcctgccgtggctgtgacactgtcctctgaagtctctctccctggctctttccctttcaccaccctaactgactcagtctgtctcctagaaaataaataaggtgtttgccgtactcctaactaccagTACCCAAatctacacaattaatcacaacagcaataccattgccgtaaacaaatcttagtttagtcaccagtttaagttgagagtgggggtatccatggcattttccaattatgtccctattttacaagtcaaaaaaattgagaacctttcataatgttgccaaacaaagactcaacaaacttacctgagactccctgtctgccaatctgtccctgcatatctgtccccaactctgctgtctgtgtgccatctgttgcctgctctgcctaatgacatcattgtgaaacatttccattagcatttcacttctttcttatgaacattttatcaactagtctttgagatattaggatactagagttcttactatgcgttttggtgtactgacaaatactctgatgtccgtcttcttactttttttctgccatttttctacctggctggctggctggcctagctgcacacacacacatttacacaacacatgctgcaaccttttgtaatttaaatagtttgtttcatattggctggcttccaacaatagctgaatttgtaaagctagcgagcaccaattccgtttctgtgtgtttgctataatctttgctacctggttaaataaaggtgaaataaaataaaataaaaaaagttcactagcgacaatttatcttttgcaacgagaccattatatatatttaagacaatggtagaagagagtgtagttctgttctgttcagtttggacttcagtttattgctaaccttatcacagggacgtcgaagcactacagctgcatgctgatcttggaataaactgacgatagcaaagattccatctttgacgacgccacataaatggaataggtactagctagcttgatagttaatgtttgctttagtttgcgcgctagctctgcaaattcccctagtgtgtgaaccctgccaacataaaaataaataaataacattgctatggacctgctatggattgactggattaacctcgcgtcagttacgtacatgtccctttcggacagtagatacgaactctctattaccttgccagctaaagaactggcagtggatcaaaccattgtgaggcaaagggctgggggggtcgcaatcttttgaaatttaaatgcgctattaagtgtctataatcagcacaagtgctttcattgcgtattattaatattattgaaattacatagttatgtttacagtgatatattggggggggacaaatcatattcttcccaagatgggggggtcgtgtcccccccgtcccccctgggatttccgcttATGCAACTCATTATCAACTCCCAGAGTTACGTCTCTAGTGTGGTGAAGCTAGGTCTGTTGATATGGTACTACTGCTTTGTTGGAGTAAAGTGttggggtgaagaggagagatacAGTGCACTCTATTGGCCCGTGTTACTTAAGCGTcaattcccactgggcacaaactggttgcatcaacgttgtttccatgtcatttcaatgaaattatgtttaaccaatgtggaatagacattgaattgatgtctgtgccctgTGGGTTGTCTCCCCGTGCTGTGCTGCGGTCTCTCTTTAGCTGAATGTGGCCGTTACTTTCCGCTAGAACTCCCCTGTGTCTGGGAGAAACCGTGTCACAAGGGAACTCTCTCCACACAAGTGACGCCGGACATAGTCCCCTTCAAACTGTCAGCCTTAGTTGGAGATGTAGCCTGTCCTCAAGCCTTCCAACATAAAT
Encoded proteins:
- the LOC129831552 gene encoding putative uncharacterized protein DDB_G0292636 isoform X1 — protein: MDFDLASAVGKDDQVKKDDASGQEQNALFGWGKKKDKDGDKCVSKDKSKDHDKSKDRKDHDKSKDRKEDKDKSKEHKDKKHGDKKDKGHKKKDKKPKEHKDKDDGSSSSSSSSDEDEGKKKHH
- the LOC129831552 gene encoding putative uncharacterized protein DDB_G0292636 isoform X2, whose amino-acid sequence is MDFDLASAVGKDDQVKKDDASGQEQNALFGWGKKKDKDGDKDKSKDHDKSKDRKDHDKSKDRKEDKDKSKEHKDKKHGDKKDKGHKKKDKKPKEHKDKDDGSSSSSSSSDEDEGKKKHH